The Vicia villosa cultivar HV-30 ecotype Madison, WI linkage group LG1, Vvil1.0, whole genome shotgun sequence genome includes a region encoding these proteins:
- the LOC131612142 gene encoding gibberellin 20 oxidase 1-like gives MPIQCITSMPQQLPNQEPQKPLVFDASLLKNQTNLPTQFIWPDEEQACSNIPELDVPFIDLGGFLSGDPFAATEASKLVGEACQKHGFFLVVNHGIEKKLISDAHGFMDEFFGLPLVEKQRAQRKTGEHCGYASSFTGRFSSKLPWKETLSFQFEADENSPNLVRDYLCKTMGNEFEQFGEVYQNYCKAMSNLSLGIMELLGMSLGVGKGYFREFFEENSSIMRLNYYPPCQKPELTLGTGPHCDPTSLTILHQDQVGGLQVFVDNQWHSITPHFNAFVVNIGDTFMALSNGRYKSCLHRAVVNSEKTRKSLAFFLCPLSDKVVTPPCELVDNYNPRIYPDFTWPMLLEFTQKHYRADIKTLEAFANWIQHKST, from the exons ATGCCAATACAATGCATAACAAGCATGCCTCAACAACTCCCAAACCAAGAACCTCAAAAACCACTAGTTTTCGATGCATCCCTTCTCAAAAACCAAACCAATCTCCCAACACAATTCATATGGCCCGACGAAGAACAAGCCTGTTCAAACATTCCCGAACTCGATGTCCCATTCATCGACCTGGGAGGTTTTCTCTCCGGCGATCCATTCGCAGCAACAGAAGCATCAAAGCTCGTTGGTGAAGCATGTCAAAAACATGGCTTCTTTCTTGTTGTTAATCATGGAATTGAGAAGAAGCTAATATCTGATGCTCATGGTTTCATGGATGAGTTCTTTGGACTTCCTCTGGTTGAGAAACAGAGAGCTCAGAGAAAAACAGGGGAACACTGTGGTTATGCTAGTAGTTTTACTGGTAGATTCTCTTCTAAGCTTCCATGGAAAGAAACACTTTCTTTTCAATTCGAAGCCGATGAAAATTCGCCGAATCTTGTTAGAGACTATTTGTGCAAAACAATGGGCAATGAGTTTGAGCAATTTGG GGAGGTTTATCAGAACTATTGCAAAGCAATGAGCAATCTTTCATTAGGAATAATGGAGCTTTTGGGAATGAGTCTTGGAGTTGGTAAAGGCTATTTTAGGGAATTCTTTGAAGAGAATAGTTCAATAATGAGGCTAAATTACTATCCTCCTTGTCAAAAACCTGAGCTCACTCTAGGCACTGGACCTCATTGTGATCCAACATCCTTAACCATTCTTCATCAGGATCAAGTTGGTGGATTGCAAGTTTTTGTTGATAATCAATGGCATTCCATTACCCCACATTTCAATGCTTTTGTTGTCAATATTGGTGATACCTTCATG GCACTTTCAAATGGGAGATACAAGAGTTGCTTGCATAGAGCAGTGGTAAACAGTGAAAAGACAAGAAAATCTCTTGCTTTCTTTCTATGTCCCTTAAGTGATAAGGTGGTAACTCCACCATGTGAATTGGTGGACAATTACAACCCAAGAATCTACCCTGATTTCACATGGCCTATGTTGCTTGAGTTTACTCAAAAACACTATAGAGCTGATATCAAAACACTAGAAGCATTTGCCAACTGGATTCAACATAAGAGCACATGA